The following are from one region of the Aquirufa lenticrescens genome:
- a CDS encoding NifU family protein translates to MNTVSTIHIYTESTPNPHSMKFVFNMELLPEGMSFDYTQPADGLTKEKNSPLAVALFGFDFVSRVFITNNFITLTKSESVAWEDELFGIKTYLKKYFEEKRPVFSLPEATIADDQSNDTPAIKQIKQALDEYVRPAVESDGGAITFHSFDEATGQVKVLLQGSCSGCPSSTMTLKQGIEALLTRMVPGVKEVVAEGV, encoded by the coding sequence ATGAATACAGTTTCAACTATCCATATTTACACCGAATCTACGCCTAATCCACATTCCATGAAGTTTGTCTTCAATATGGAATTACTACCGGAAGGCATGTCATTCGATTACACCCAACCAGCAGACGGATTAACGAAGGAGAAAAACTCTCCACTAGCGGTCGCTCTTTTTGGATTTGATTTCGTATCCCGCGTTTTCATCACGAACAATTTCATCACCTTAACAAAATCCGAGTCAGTGGCTTGGGAAGATGAGTTATTCGGGATCAAGACTTATTTAAAGAAATATTTCGAGGAGAAACGCCCCGTTTTCTCTTTACCAGAAGCGACGATTGCTGACGATCAGTCTAACGACACGCCAGCCATCAAACAAATCAAGCAAGCCCTAGACGAATACGTTCGCCCAGCGGTAGAATCCGACGGCGGCGCGATCACCTTCCACTCATTTGACGAAGCAACAGGCCAAGTAAAGGTATTATTGCAAGGTTCTTGCTCTGGCTGCCCATCTTCAACCATGACCCTAAAACAGGGAATCGAAGCGTTATTAACGCGTATGGTTCCGGGTGTGAAGGAAGTGGTGGCGGAAGGGGTTTAA
- a CDS encoding lysophospholipid acyltransferase family protein, which produces MKRIIVFVLGWLTYARLSIYNKTEIKGTEKIQDLPREGVLFLSNHQTYFMDVICLYHIFFSVKWRMNNSIRFPFYLLAPRSRLFYVAATETMKEDGFLPRIFSLAGAILVNRSWRAHGQDVKREVDLEAQTKVGKGLKFGWVISFPQGTTRAFAPIRKGTAHLIKAENPIVVPVQINGFRRAFDKKGFFLKKRNTTLSVEFKDPIRFKESDTIEEILQRISDETGIPMVDTNAN; this is translated from the coding sequence ATGAAGCGCATTATCGTATTTGTATTAGGTTGGTTGACTTATGCTCGTTTGAGTATTTACAATAAAACAGAGATTAAAGGCACGGAAAAGATTCAGGATTTGCCTCGCGAAGGCGTCTTGTTCCTGTCGAATCACCAAACCTATTTCATGGACGTGATTTGCCTCTACCACATCTTCTTCTCCGTGAAATGGCGGATGAACAACAGCATTCGCTTCCCCTTTTACCTGTTAGCTCCGCGTTCTCGCCTGTTTTATGTGGCGGCTACGGAGACGATGAAGGAGGATGGATTTTTGCCGCGGATTTTCTCTTTAGCTGGGGCGATTTTAGTGAACCGTTCGTGGCGTGCACACGGCCAAGACGTAAAAAGAGAAGTAGATTTAGAAGCCCAAACTAAAGTAGGGAAAGGCCTGAAATTCGGTTGGGTCATCAGTTTTCCACAAGGAACTACCCGCGCTTTTGCACCGATCAGAAAAGGAACCGCTCACTTGATTAAGGCGGAGAATCCGATTGTCGTTCCTGTCCAAATCAACGGTTTTCGCCGCGCTTTTGACAAGAAAGGCTTTTTCTTAAAGAAACGTAACACGACTCTGAGCGTGGAATTTAAAGACCCGATTCGCTTCAAAGAATCAGATACAATCGAAGAAATTTTACAGCGAATTTCGGACGAAACCGGTATTCCGATGGTCGATACGAATGCTAACTAA
- a CDS encoding gamma carbonic anhydrase family protein, producing the protein MGLILPVKGISPVLGEDNWVAPNATIVGDVQTGKQCTIWFNAVVRGDVNSIRIGNYSNIQDGAVVHCTYQKTVTSIGDYVSIAHNAIVHGCTIEDNVLIGMGAIVMDNAYIEEGSIVAAGAVVTQGTRVPAGTIYAGNPAKYLKDVSPEAAEVFKRTAYNYVEYASWFSNPTQ; encoded by the coding sequence ATGGGCTTAATCTTGCCAGTGAAAGGGATATCGCCTGTTTTAGGAGAAGACAATTGGGTCGCACCTAATGCCACGATTGTGGGAGATGTGCAGACCGGAAAGCAGTGCACGATTTGGTTCAATGCGGTTGTTCGCGGGGATGTGAATTCCATCCGCATCGGCAATTATTCGAATATTCAAGACGGTGCCGTGGTGCATTGCACCTACCAAAAAACCGTCACTTCCATAGGCGATTATGTTTCTATCGCACACAATGCCATCGTTCACGGTTGTACCATCGAAGACAATGTACTCATTGGGATGGGGGCCATCGTGATGGACAACGCGTACATCGAAGAAGGCAGTATTGTGGCGGCAGGAGCAGTAGTCACCCAAGGAACACGGGTGCCGGCTGGCACTATTTATGCGGGCAACCCGGCGAAATATTTAAAAGATGTCAGCCCAGAGGCGGCTGAAGTTTTCAAGCGCACGGCCTATAATTATGTAGAATACGCGTCTTGGTTTTCAAATCCTACCCAATGA
- a CDS encoding HAD family hydrolase, with product MEHVIAFDADDTLWVNEPYFRETEDKFCALLEDYLPVHTTGQELFKVEMNNLALYGYGVKGFMLSMVETAIQVSGGTMGLDGIEKILNLGKELLEREIEILPGVVEVLQSLQGKYRLVVATKGDLLDQQRKLAKSGLEQYFHHIEIMSDKQESDYLKLIKHLDVDPAHFTMIGNSLKSDILPVLAVGGHGIHVPYHTTWAHEVVSHKVEHEHFREVEDLREVLQYLD from the coding sequence ATGGAACATGTAATCGCATTCGACGCAGACGACACCCTTTGGGTGAACGAACCCTATTTTAGAGAGACAGAAGACAAGTTCTGTGCGCTCTTAGAAGACTATTTACCCGTCCACACCACCGGTCAAGAGCTTTTCAAAGTCGAGATGAATAACCTCGCACTGTATGGTTATGGGGTCAAAGGATTTATGCTCTCCATGGTCGAAACAGCCATTCAAGTTTCTGGCGGAACAATGGGCTTAGATGGGATAGAAAAGATTCTCAACCTAGGCAAAGAATTACTTGAAAGAGAAATTGAAATCTTGCCCGGCGTGGTCGAAGTTCTACAATCCTTACAAGGCAAATATCGATTAGTCGTGGCCACCAAAGGTGACCTATTAGATCAACAACGAAAACTCGCTAAATCTGGCTTAGAGCAATATTTCCACCACATCGAAATTATGTCGGATAAGCAAGAAAGCGATTATTTAAAACTGATCAAACACCTCGATGTCGATCCAGCGCATTTCACGATGATTGGGAATTCATTGAAATCAGATATCCTTCCTGTCCTTGCTGTGGGCGGTCACGGAATCCATGTTCCCTATCACACAACATGGGCGCACGAAGTGGTTTCTCACAAGGTGGAGCATGAGCATTTTAGAGAGGTGGAGGATTTGAGGGAGGTGCTGCAATATTTAGATTAG
- the recO gene encoding DNA repair protein RecO: MRYRETSILVNVYTAEMGISSYIENGVRSAKAKHKMALFQPLTLLDLEVYHKPGKGLHRISEAKCFFPYQAIPFDIAKSSLALFLSEVLSKVLKEEEANPALFEFLSHSMQYLDRAEANFENFHLQFLWQLAAFLGFGAGNAAEFYQQLKAAGCIVPNFTELDALIHADYGHPIVLHRAERKELLAGMLNYYQLHMENFGEIRSLQILQEVLA; encoded by the coding sequence ATGCGGTATCGGGAAACCTCGATCCTGGTGAACGTCTACACCGCGGAAATGGGGATCAGTTCTTACATTGAAAACGGGGTGCGTTCTGCCAAAGCCAAGCATAAAATGGCCCTCTTCCAACCACTCACCTTGTTGGATTTAGAAGTCTACCACAAGCCGGGCAAGGGTTTACACCGGATTTCAGAGGCCAAATGCTTCTTCCCTTACCAGGCTATTCCCTTCGATATCGCGAAGTCGTCTTTAGCCTTATTTCTTTCTGAAGTTTTGAGCAAAGTATTGAAAGAAGAGGAGGCAAATCCCGCTCTGTTCGAGTTCTTGAGCCATTCCATGCAATATCTAGATCGCGCAGAGGCAAATTTCGAAAATTTCCATTTGCAGTTTTTGTGGCAATTAGCGGCTTTTCTGGGTTTTGGGGCAGGTAATGCCGCGGAATTCTACCAGCAGTTAAAAGCTGCCGGCTGCATCGTGCCTAATTTCACAGAATTGGATGCCTTGATTCACGCGGATTACGGTCACCCCATTGTACTTCACCGGGCGGAACGCAAAGAATTATTGGCCGGAATGCTCAATTATTATCAATTGCACATGGAAAATTTCGGAGAGATTCGTTCCTTGCAAATTCTACAAGAAGTATTAGCCTAA
- a CDS encoding AIR synthase related protein, whose protein sequence is MSSDRYMQRGVSASKEDVHKAIANLDKGLFPQAFCKISPDILGGDADYCNIMHADGAGTKSSLAYLYWKETGDISVWRGIAQDAVVMNTDDLICVGATDQMLLSSTIGRNKNLIPGEVIAEIINGTEEVLQMLRDNGIGIYSTGGETADVGDLVRTIIVDSTVIGRMKRSDVISNGNIQAGDVIIGLASDGQANYETTYNGGMGSNGLTSARHDVLGKYLANKYPESFDPSVPSDLVYSGSRNLTEAVPGTPLNVGQLILSPTRTYAPVVKALLTELRPHLHGMVHCSGGAQTKVMHFVNNVHVIKDNLFSIPPLFDLIQKESGTSFKEMYQVFNMGHRLEVYANPAHADEIIRISQSFGIPAQIVGRVEASATKKLTISSPCGEFIYE, encoded by the coding sequence ATGTCGTCAGACCGTTACATGCAACGAGGTGTTTCTGCCTCGAAAGAAGATGTTCACAAAGCCATTGCGAACTTAGACAAAGGTCTTTTCCCGCAGGCATTCTGCAAAATCTCCCCAGATATCTTGGGTGGTGATGCGGACTATTGCAACATTATGCACGCGGATGGGGCGGGGACGAAGTCTTCTTTGGCCTACTTATACTGGAAAGAAACGGGTGACATCTCCGTCTGGCGCGGCATCGCGCAAGACGCCGTAGTGATGAACACGGACGATTTAATCTGCGTGGGCGCGACAGACCAAATGTTGCTTTCCAGCACCATTGGTCGCAATAAGAACTTAATTCCAGGCGAGGTCATCGCCGAAATCATCAACGGGACCGAAGAAGTCCTACAAATGCTACGCGATAACGGCATCGGCATTTATTCCACCGGCGGCGAAACCGCAGACGTGGGCGATTTAGTGCGCACAATCATCGTGGACAGCACGGTCATCGGTCGTATGAAGCGCTCAGACGTCATTTCAAACGGTAATATCCAAGCAGGCGACGTGATCATCGGCTTAGCCTCAGATGGCCAAGCAAATTACGAAACGACTTATAACGGCGGAATGGGCAGCAATGGCCTGACTTCCGCACGCCACGACGTGTTAGGAAAATATTTGGCGAACAAATACCCAGAAAGCTTTGACCCATCCGTTCCTTCGGATTTAGTGTATTCCGGTTCACGCAACTTAACGGAAGCGGTTCCTGGAACTCCTTTAAATGTAGGTCAATTGATCCTTTCCCCTACGCGTACCTACGCGCCGGTCGTGAAGGCTTTATTAACTGAATTACGTCCTCATTTGCACGGAATGGTGCATTGTTCCGGTGGAGCGCAGACGAAAGTGATGCACTTTGTGAATAATGTCCATGTGATTAAGGATAATTTGTTCTCGATTCCACCGCTGTTTGATTTGATTCAAAAAGAGAGCGGAACCAGCTTCAAAGAGATGTACCAAGTATTCAACATGGGCCATCGCTTAGAAGTCTATGCGAATCCAGCACACGCGGATGAAATCATCCGCATCTCCCAGTCCTTTGGTATTCCTGCCCAAATCGTGGGCCGCGTAGAAGCCTCAGCGACTAAGAAGCTGACCATCAGCAGCCCTTGCGGAGAATTTATTTATGAATAG
- a CDS encoding M61 family metallopeptidase produces the protein MPNLYALKPSAQPNYLDITFQFTPRKPGKQVIQLPIWRPGRYQAQNFAKNIHILKAYSGGVPVAIAKTASSTWELEASEPVEIRYSYYANQPDAGGSVVEPDLLYINFINCLLYVKGRENERCEIQIEKQAGWQSVCTFKNGGKYRELVDSPYIAAPAIFQHKWKCNGVKFAIDVVGSRQALTKKLTDAYEKFTQTQLDWMGTFPVKEYHYMLWVCPTPYYHGVEHTKSTMMVMGPPDRDAYEDLIGLGSHELFHVWNIATIRPKELFPYAYDREIPFSTGWVVEGITTYVGDWFLYESGVWSRQEYLAGLLGNLKLHFDRDADAQQSLEESSIDLWLDGYGTSLPNKRSSIYYKGAVVALALDLQLQAKNGSSLRQVMQAMNAEFGTLKKGYTKADFIRICEQVYGGSLQEFFQNYVEKSTDITADLQTIIAKLGMKFEQDQEKGWTLMDYNAI, from the coding sequence ATGCCAAACCTGTACGCTCTGAAACCTTCGGCGCAGCCGAACTATTTGGACATCACCTTTCAGTTTACCCCACGTAAACCGGGCAAACAGGTGATTCAATTACCTATTTGGCGCCCAGGTCGCTACCAGGCTCAAAACTTTGCTAAAAACATTCATATTTTAAAGGCATACAGCGGAGGTGTTCCCGTTGCAATTGCTAAAACAGCCTCTTCCACCTGGGAACTAGAAGCATCGGAACCCGTAGAAATTCGCTACAGTTATTATGCGAATCAACCCGATGCGGGTGGATCAGTGGTGGAACCCGACTTACTTTACATCAATTTCATCAACTGTCTTCTGTATGTGAAGGGTCGCGAAAACGAGCGTTGCGAAATCCAAATCGAAAAACAAGCTGGTTGGCAGAGCGTTTGCACCTTTAAAAATGGTGGAAAATATCGCGAACTAGTGGATTCGCCCTACATCGCCGCACCGGCCATCTTTCAACACAAATGGAAATGCAATGGTGTGAAATTTGCTATCGATGTGGTGGGTTCGCGTCAGGCTTTGACGAAAAAACTGACAGACGCCTACGAGAAATTCACCCAAACCCAGCTCGACTGGATGGGCACTTTCCCCGTCAAAGAATACCATTACATGCTTTGGGTTTGTCCTACGCCTTATTACCACGGCGTGGAACACACGAAATCCACGATGATGGTGATGGGTCCGCCGGACCGCGATGCCTATGAAGATTTGATCGGCTTAGGTTCTCATGAACTCTTTCACGTTTGGAACATCGCGACAATTCGGCCTAAAGAACTATTCCCTTATGCTTACGACCGCGAAATCCCCTTTTCAACGGGTTGGGTGGTAGAGGGAATCACGACTTATGTAGGGGATTGGTTTTTGTATGAATCAGGCGTTTGGTCTCGCCAAGAATACCTCGCCGGTTTATTAGGAAACTTGAAATTGCATTTTGACCGCGACGCTGATGCGCAACAGTCGCTGGAGGAAAGTTCGATCGATTTATGGCTGGATGGTTATGGGACGAGCTTGCCTAACAAGCGCTCATCGATTTATTACAAGGGGGCGGTGGTCGCTTTGGCTTTGGACCTACAATTACAGGCAAAAAACGGCAGCTCGCTCCGTCAAGTTATGCAAGCTATGAACGCGGAATTCGGCACTTTGAAAAAAGGTTACACGAAAGCTGATTTCATCCGCATCTGCGAGCAGGTTTACGGCGGATCTTTACAGGAATTCTTCCAAAACTATGTCGAAAAATCCACGGATATTACTGCAGATTTACAGACGATTATTGCAAAATTAGGCATGAAATTCGAGCAAGATCAAGAGAAAGGCTGGACATTAATGGATTATAACGCAATTTAA
- the hemB gene encoding porphobilinogen synthase, which produces MLNRPRRNRSSAAIRTMVEENRLSVKDLLFPLFVMDGFATKTEIKSMPGIYRYTTDLLLKEIEECLNLGITSYALFPQVAEDRKDSLATESHRKGSLYLEAIHAVTSRFPEISMLTDVAMDPYSSDGHDGIVKNGEILNDETLEVLAKMAVAQAQAGSKLIGPSDMMDGRVGYLRESLDDAGFTNVGIMAYSAKYASAFYGPFRDALESAPKFGDKKTYQMNPANSREALREAELDELEGADFLMVKPALAYLDIISLLRDNTNLPIAAYNVSGEYAMVKAAAANGWIDGEKAMLESLLSMKRAGAQVILTYFAKEFAQLKLS; this is translated from the coding sequence ATGTTGAATAGACCGCGTCGTAACCGTTCCAGTGCCGCTATCCGCACGATGGTGGAGGAAAATCGCCTTTCGGTGAAGGATTTACTCTTCCCTCTTTTTGTGATGGATGGGTTCGCCACTAAAACCGAAATCAAGTCGATGCCGGGCATTTACCGCTACACTACCGACCTTTTATTGAAAGAAATCGAGGAGTGTTTGAACCTAGGAATTACCTCTTACGCCCTTTTCCCTCAAGTAGCAGAGGACCGCAAGGATTCGCTAGCGACTGAATCTCACCGCAAAGGAAGTTTGTATTTAGAAGCCATTCACGCTGTGACGAGCCGTTTTCCGGAGATTTCGATGTTAACGGACGTGGCGATGGACCCTTACAGTTCAGATGGTCACGACGGGATCGTTAAGAATGGTGAGATTTTGAACGACGAGACATTAGAGGTGTTAGCCAAAATGGCCGTTGCACAAGCCCAAGCCGGATCAAAACTGATAGGTCCATCGGATATGATGGATGGCCGCGTGGGTTATTTACGCGAATCCTTAGACGATGCCGGTTTCACGAATGTGGGTATTATGGCCTACAGCGCGAAATATGCGTCTGCTTTTTACGGACCATTCCGCGATGCGCTGGAGTCTGCGCCCAAATTTGGCGATAAAAAGACCTACCAAATGAACCCCGCAAACAGCCGCGAAGCCCTTCGTGAAGCGGAACTAGATGAATTAGAAGGAGCGGATTTCTTGATGGTCAAACCGGCTTTGGCCTATTTAGACATCATTTCTTTACTCCGCGACAATACCAATTTACCGATCGCCGCCTACAACGTTTCAGGTGAATATGCGATGGTCAAAGCAGCCGCAGCAAACGGCTGGATCGATGGCGAAAAAGCGATGTTAGAAAGTTTGCTTTCGATGAAGCGCGCCGGAGCTCAGGTCATTTTGACCTATTTTGCTAAAGAATTTGCCCAATTAAAACTATCCTAA
- a CDS encoding helix-turn-helix domain-containing protein — translation MIEFPTLIRKARLDKGYSQDYVSTEIGITLSAYSKIERGLTDPSLSRMKQIAAVLEVDLSLLFKPKDYPHFSGVADPGGSTAPVSRYEFEAYVGLVRDLQEQVRDLSNRRL, via the coding sequence ATGATAGAATTTCCTACTTTAATTCGAAAGGCTCGGTTAGACAAAGGCTACAGCCAAGATTACGTTTCCACGGAGATAGGAATCACTTTATCGGCCTATTCTAAAATTGAACGCGGCCTAACTGACCCATCTTTAAGTCGCATGAAGCAAATTGCGGCCGTACTTGAAGTAGATTTATCCTTGCTTTTTAAGCCCAAAGACTATCCTCATTTCTCCGGCGTCGCCGATCCCGGAGGTTCGACCGCTCCCGTTTCCCGTTATGAATTCGAAGCCTACGTGGGCCTCGTTCGTGATCTCCAAGAGCAAGTGCGGGATTTATCGAATCGCCGCCTTTAA
- a CDS encoding KdsC family phosphatase: MSNVLSLFKDIKAFIFDIDGVMTDGNVHVLETGEHFRTFYIRDGYALEKAREANFQMCVITGGSHPGVKKRLENLKFQHIYFGLGGKDKLETYLELLPKLGVKENEILYMGDDMADLKVLSRPDILSTCPADAIPELHQVVKYVSPFNGGRGAVRDVIEKVLKLQGKWA, translated from the coding sequence ATGTCTAACGTACTTTCCTTATTTAAAGATATCAAAGCCTTCATTTTTGACATCGACGGTGTGATGACGGACGGCAATGTACACGTTCTGGAGACAGGCGAACATTTCCGAACCTTCTACATACGCGATGGCTATGCGCTAGAAAAAGCGCGTGAGGCTAATTTTCAAATGTGCGTAATAACAGGTGGAAGTCATCCGGGGGTCAAAAAACGTTTAGAAAATCTCAAGTTTCAACACATCTATTTCGGTTTAGGTGGGAAAGATAAGCTGGAAACTTATTTAGAATTATTGCCAAAATTAGGGGTTAAAGAGAACGAAATCTTATATATGGGAGACGATATGGCTGACCTGAAGGTCTTGTCTCGCCCAGATATTTTGAGCACCTGTCCGGCAGATGCGATTCCTGAATTACACCAAGTCGTGAAATACGTTTCGCCATTTAATGGTGGCCGCGGTGCGGTGAGAGATGTGATTGAAAAAGTATTAAAACTCCAAGGAAAATGGGCTTAA
- a CDS encoding VF530 family protein, which produces MSNDPLHGVTLEKILTDLVDLLGWEEMARKIRINCFASDPSIKSSLTFLRKTPWARAKVETLYIWNIKKIEKKKASSASNLED; this is translated from the coding sequence ATGAGTAACGACCCACTTCACGGTGTAACCTTAGAGAAAATCTTAACGGATCTAGTCGATTTATTAGGCTGGGAAGAGATGGCTCGCAAGATCCGAATTAACTGCTTTGCGAGTGATCCGAGTATCAAATCTAGCTTGACATTCTTGCGTAAGACGCCATGGGCGAGGGCGAAGGTGGAGACGCTGTATATTTGGAATATTAAAAAGATCGAAAAGAAAAAGGCGAGTTCAGCCTCTAATCTGGAAGATTAG
- the rplU gene encoding 50S ribosomal protein L21, translated as MYAIVEIAGQQFKVEKDRSVYTHRLAGAEGAALVIDKVLLVDNDGKISVGAPTVAGATVTAKIVAHVRGEKVLVFKKKRRKTYQKMNGHRQDLTKVLIESINVK; from the coding sequence ATGTACGCAATCGTAGAAATTGCCGGGCAGCAATTTAAAGTAGAAAAAGACCGTTCTGTATACACTCACCGTTTAGCGGGAGCAGAAGGCGCTGCACTGGTTATCGACAAGGTATTACTTGTTGACAATGACGGAAAAATTTCCGTAGGAGCTCCCACAGTAGCTGGAGCCACTGTTACAGCTAAAATTGTTGCACACGTTCGTGGCGAGAAAGTTTTAGTTTTCAAGAAAAAGCGTAGAAAGACCTACCAAAAAATGAATGGTCACCGTCAAGATTTGACGAAAGTATTGATTGAGTCAATTAACGTAAAATAA